In Zingiber officinale cultivar Zhangliang chromosome 8B, Zo_v1.1, whole genome shotgun sequence, a single genomic region encodes these proteins:
- the LOC122016337 gene encoding aspartate aminotransferase, cytoplasmic-like has protein sequence MGNENARDQSSSPGRRLATLARHLSVGDTSLISSRGEAINTAPTAGFHGGSVFANVAQAPEDPILGVTVAYNKDPSPMKVNLGVGAYRTEEGKPLVLNVVKKAEKMLLNNPSRVKEYLPITGLADFNKLSAKLIFGADSRAIQENRVTTVQCLSGTGSLRVGAEFLARHYNKRAIFIPQPTWGNHPKVFTLAGLSVKTYRYYDPKTRGLNFQGLLEDLNMAPSGAIVLLHACAHNPTGVDPTLDQWEQIRRLMRSKSLLPFFDSAYQGFASGNLDADAQSVRMFVADGGECLMAQSYAKNMGLYGERVGALSIVCESADVAVKVESQLKLVIRPMYSNPPIHGASIVATILKDREMYREWTIELKAMANRIISMRQQLFNALSARGTPGDWSHIIKQIGMFTFTGLNKEQVSFMTREYHIYMTSDGRISMAGLNTKTIPHLADAIHAAVNRIK, from the exons ATGGGAAACGAGAACGCTCGTGATCAGAGCTCCTCGCCGGGACGGAGGTTAGCTACCCTCGCAAGGCACCTCAGCGTCGGCGATACTTCTCTCATTTCGTCTCGCGGAGAAGCCATCAATACCGCGCCCACCGCTGGATTCCATGGTGGATCCGTTTTCGCCAACGTCGCCCAAGCACCGGAGGATCCGATCCTGGGG GTGACAGTTGCATATAACAAGGATCCAAGTCCTATGAAGGTAAACTTGGGAGTTGGGGCCTATCGGACTGAG gaaggaaaaccacttgtgCTCAATGTCGTAAAGAAAGCCGAAAAAATGCTCCTCAATAATCC ATCTCGTGTTAAGGAATACCTCCCAATAACTGGATTGGCAGATTTCAATAAATTGAGTGCTAAACTAATATTTGGAGCTGACAG TCGCGCCATTCAAGAAAATAGGGTGACGACGGTGCAATGCTTATCTGGTACTGGCTCGTTGAGGGTGGGAGCTGAATTTCTGGCAAGGCATTACAATAAG CGTGCAATATTTATTCCTCAACCAACATGGGGAAACCATCCAAAAGTTTTTACATTAGCAGGTCTCTCGGTGAAAACTTACCGCTACTATGATCCAAAAACAAGAGGATTGAACTTTCAAG GTTTGCTAGAAGACCTAAATATGGCTCCCTCTGGAGCTATAGTGCTCCTTCATGCATGTGCACATAATCCAACTGGTGTTGATCCTACTCTAGATCAATGGGAACAAATCCGGCGGTTAATGAGATCCAAAAGCCTGCTTCCTTTCTTTGACAGTGCTTATCAA GGATTTGCAAGTGGAAACTTGGATGCTGATGCACAATCAGTACGGATGTTTGTTGCTGATGGAGGCGAATGCCTCATGGCTCAAAGCTATGCGAAGAACATGGGTCTATATGGGGAGCGTGTTGGTGCACTAAGCATT GTCTGTGAATCTGCGGATGTGGCTGTTAAGGTTGAAAGTCAGCTGAAACTTGTGATTAGACCTATGTACTCTAATCCTCCCATTCACGGCGCTTCTATCGTTGCTACCATTCTAAAAGACAG AGAAATGTACCGTGAATGGACAATTGAGTTGAAAGCCATGGCAAATCGTATAATTAGCATGCGTCAGCAGCTTTTCAATGCTTTAAGTGCTAGAG GGACACCTGGTGACTGGAGTCACATCATCAAACAGATTGGTATGTTTACTTTCACTGGGCTTAACAAAGAGCAAGTGAGCTTCATGACTAGAGAGTATCATATTTACATGACTTCTGATGG GAGGATTAGCATGGCTGGTTTGAACACCAAAACGATTCCTCATCTGGCTGATGCCATTCATGCAGCAGTCAATCGCATCAAGTGA